In a genomic window of Labilithrix sp.:
- a CDS encoding S9 family peptidase → MRSAFAIVTLGLAACTPAVVTPPPPAPPLPLGAEPAPPPKRAPVVAAAKRPVTRTYFDTQVTDDYEWLEDATAEETQAFTAAQTSLARATLDALPERATVRERVAAIYGQTSPDWRAVAYEGGRLFALKDAPPKQQPMLVDLGAGKAIDVTQERVVVDPNALDPTGKTTIDFFVPSPDGKTVAVSLSTGGTESGDVHLFDVATGKDRGETIARVNGGTAGGSVAWNADGTGFWYTRYPRSGERPDADLDFYQQVYFHKLGAPESADTYAIGKELPRIAEIDLLRSDDGKRILAHVSNGDGGEVEHHVLDTTVASPRWTRLTRFEDEMAAAAFGPDGRVYLVSRKDAPRGKVVAFSPPFDKPATDVLPEGDAVVDGVVVVKDAIYTIEIADGPSRMRRFPLATKSEPLAREPKRPKKGQPIPIPQTIAPGARGPVAAVLPLPPVSSVTGVVRTGDDLLVRLESYVEPPRWAHYRASEHRFASTPLAKRAAYDMNDVEVVRESCTSKDGTRVPMSVLRKKGAPNAPAPAYLTGYGGFGVTVRPRMRAPYRVWLDAGGVVAETNLRGGGERGEAWHKAGSLTNKQNVFDDFAACAKTLADLGYTTPDKLAISGRSNGGLLMGAALTQHPERYRAVAAAVGIYDMLRNELSPNGAFNVTEYGSVKDEAQLRALRRYSPFHNVKDDVAYPAVLFMTGANDPRVDPYHSRKMIARLQAATSSDRPVLLRASADTGHGMGTPLAAEIEEVTDLLTFLLHEVGAKL, encoded by the coding sequence ATGCGGTCCGCCTTCGCGATCGTCACGCTCGGCCTCGCGGCCTGCACGCCGGCGGTGGTGACGCCCCCGCCGCCAGCGCCGCCGTTGCCCCTCGGCGCGGAGCCGGCGCCGCCGCCGAAGCGCGCGCCGGTCGTCGCGGCGGCGAAGCGGCCGGTGACGCGCACGTACTTCGATACGCAGGTCACCGACGACTACGAGTGGCTCGAGGACGCGACCGCGGAGGAGACGCAGGCCTTCACCGCCGCGCAGACGTCGCTCGCGCGCGCCACGCTCGACGCGCTGCCGGAGCGCGCGACGGTGCGGGAGCGCGTCGCCGCGATCTACGGTCAGACCTCGCCCGACTGGCGCGCCGTCGCCTACGAAGGCGGCCGCCTCTTCGCGCTGAAGGACGCGCCGCCGAAGCAGCAGCCGATGCTCGTCGACCTCGGCGCCGGGAAGGCGATCGACGTCACGCAGGAGCGCGTCGTCGTCGATCCGAACGCGCTCGACCCCACCGGCAAGACGACGATCGACTTCTTCGTCCCGTCCCCCGACGGCAAGACCGTCGCGGTCTCCCTCTCGACCGGCGGCACCGAGAGCGGCGACGTGCACCTCTTCGACGTCGCGACGGGCAAGGACCGCGGCGAGACGATCGCGCGCGTGAACGGCGGCACCGCCGGCGGCTCGGTCGCGTGGAACGCCGACGGCACCGGCTTCTGGTACACGCGCTACCCGCGCAGCGGCGAGCGGCCGGACGCCGACCTCGATTTTTACCAGCAGGTCTATTTCCACAAGCTCGGCGCGCCGGAGTCCGCCGACACGTACGCGATCGGCAAGGAGCTCCCCCGCATCGCGGAGATCGATCTCCTCCGCAGCGACGACGGCAAGCGCATCCTCGCGCACGTGTCGAACGGCGACGGCGGCGAGGTCGAGCATCACGTCCTCGACACGACCGTCGCGTCCCCGCGGTGGACGCGCCTCACGCGCTTCGAGGACGAGATGGCCGCCGCCGCGTTCGGCCCCGACGGCCGCGTCTACCTCGTATCGCGGAAGGACGCGCCGCGCGGCAAGGTCGTCGCGTTCTCTCCGCCGTTCGACAAGCCCGCGACGGACGTGCTCCCCGAGGGCGACGCGGTCGTCGACGGCGTGGTCGTCGTGAAAGATGCGATCTACACGATCGAGATCGCCGACGGCCCCTCCCGCATGCGGCGCTTCCCGCTCGCGACGAAGTCGGAGCCGCTCGCGCGCGAGCCGAAGCGCCCGAAGAAGGGCCAGCCGATCCCGATCCCGCAGACGATCGCGCCTGGCGCGCGCGGCCCCGTCGCGGCGGTCCTCCCGTTGCCGCCGGTCTCGAGCGTGACGGGCGTCGTGCGCACCGGCGACGATCTCCTCGTGCGGCTCGAGAGCTACGTCGAGCCGCCGCGCTGGGCGCACTACCGCGCGAGCGAGCATCGCTTCGCTTCGACGCCGCTCGCGAAGCGCGCCGCGTACGACATGAACGACGTCGAGGTCGTGCGCGAGAGCTGCACCTCGAAGGACGGCACGCGCGTGCCGATGAGCGTCCTGCGAAAGAAGGGCGCGCCGAACGCGCCCGCGCCGGCCTACCTCACGGGCTACGGCGGCTTCGGCGTGACGGTCCGTCCGCGCATGCGCGCGCCCTACCGCGTGTGGCTCGACGCCGGCGGCGTGGTGGCGGAGACGAACCTGCGCGGCGGCGGGGAGCGCGGCGAGGCGTGGCACAAGGCGGGCAGCCTCACGAACAAGCAAAACGTGTTCGACGACTTCGCGGCGTGCGCGAAGACGCTCGCGGACCTCGGCTACACGACGCCGGACAAGCTCGCGATCAGCGGCCGCTCGAACGGCGGCCTCCTGATGGGCGCGGCGCTCACGCAGCATCCGGAGCGCTATCGCGCGGTGGCGGCGGCGGTCGGCATCTACGACATGCTGCGGAACGAGCTCTCCCCGAACGGCGCGTTCAACGTGACGGAGTACGGCAGCGTGAAGGACGAAGCGCAACTCCGCGCCCTCCGCCGCTACTCCCCGTTTCACAACGTGAAGGACGACGTCGCGTATCCGGCCGTCCTCTTCATGACGGGCGCGAACGATCCCCGCGTCGACCCTTACCACTCCCGCAAGATGATCGCGCGCCTCCAAGCCGCGACGTCCTCCGACCGCCCCGTCTTGCTCCGCGCCAGCGCCGACACGGGCCACGGCATGGGCACCCCGCTCGCCGCAGAGATCGAGGAGGTCACCGACCTCCTCACGTTCCTGCTCCACGAGGTCGGCGCCAAGCTCTGA
- a CDS encoding helix-turn-helix domain-containing protein: protein MEPVRARVQAPQEEDPHAEDVARRPNGEASRLLETTELSVTEIGYACGFADTAHFSRRFKRRVSGG, encoded by the coding sequence GTGGAGCCGGTTCGAGCGCGCGTTCAAGCGCCGCAAGAAGAGGATCCGCACGCCGAAGACGTCGCGCGGCGTCCGAACGGTGAAGCGAGCCGCCTGCTCGAGACCACCGAGCTCTCCGTCACCGAAATCGGCTATGCGTGCGGCTTCGCGGACACAGCCCACTTCAGCCGTCGCTTCAAGCGACGGGTGTCGGGCGGCTGA
- a CDS encoding ATP-binding protein yields MVLLLPMSRLGGADARSHRSGDQAASRAVADVLARGLHDPGALALRCEEARRNADRPIPVILELGAHVPDGNVIPHDPLIERSVNGSREAPVEAIERLHRAECRALLPRDARSGDLLYSIISQRHEKASTIITTNLAFKDWGTVFPGAACAPPRRPLHPALPRPRHRRRLVATTARRERRPHRREASPAQQSTEAPSLTPRIRSRRVRAIHPVTPRSDSSGSSRSSTLGYERRDGRQR; encoded by the coding sequence GTGGTCCTGCTCTTGCCGATGTCGCGGCTGGGTGGGGCGGACGCACGTAGCCACCGGAGCGGAGATCAGGCCGCGTCGAGGGCCGTCGCCGACGTCCTCGCACGCGGTCTCCATGATCCCGGCGCACTCGCGCTCCGCTGCGAGGAGGCGCGGCGCAACGCCGACCGCCCCATCCCCGTCATCCTCGAGCTTGGCGCGCACGTGCCTGACGGCAACGTCATCCCCCACGACCCGTTGATAGAGCGGTCGGTCAATGGATCGCGGGAAGCCCCAGTCGAAGCGATCGAGCGGCTTCATCGAGCCGAGTGTCGCGCGCTTCTCCCGCGCGATGCCCGCTCCGGCGATCTGCTCTACAGCATCATCAGCCAACGTCACGAGAAGGCCAGCACCATCATCACGACGAACCTCGCCTTCAAGGACTGGGGCACCGTCTTCCCCGGCGCCGCCTGCGCGCCCCCTCGTCGACCGCTTCACCCAGCACTGCCACGTCCTCGACATCGACGGCGACTCGTGGCGACAACGGCACGGCGCGAACGACGACCCCACCGACGCGAAGCCTCGCCCGCGCAGCAGTCGACCGAAGCGCCGTCGCTGACCCCTCGCATCCGGTCGCGGCGTGTGCGCGCAATTCACCCCGTCACGCCGCGATCGGATTCCTCCGGTTCCTCGCGATCGTCAACACTCGGCTACGAGCGGCGCGACGGGCGCCAGAGGTGA
- a CDS encoding SDR family NAD(P)-dependent oxidoreductase has protein sequence MRSEANHDVSEDRTPPSGPTTPRTDATTPPTEHLEPHPDASATPPTERLESHADIAVTRANDDAPASAPEVGTRAATAGPLEARRYPVEARVDDAEVQRPAGRVEARVDDAEVQRPVGRVEARVDDGEVQRPAGPAEARVGDAEVQRPAERSEVRVDEVEVLRVVELLEACVDDRTVLAAIPTELRVRLLTAAGRLSRPGRDEWRSMARALRKKERRTAREEDREAIAQTEIRSARRAEVFVAPARVVLSSEPHPHPSPNSSAGPGPAAEAPRELSKSRNCYVCKDEYTRLHHFYDSMCPPCAELNYEKRFQTASLAGRTALITGARIKIGYQAALMMLRAGARVLVTTRFPRDAAERFAREPDFASFRDRLAVFGLDLRHSPSVETFARFITQTESRLDILINNAAQTVRRPAGFYAHLLALETAPFASLSPAVQSVLRRHEEAASAIDEAPMPSSFLEWRGGADAAGIRSSALLSQLPCAYGDSEADKRAFPLGRRDADLQQIDLRTMNSWRLALADVPSPELIEVQLVNAIAPFILASKLKPLMMRDVTNDKHVVNVSAMEGQFSRRTKTDKHPHTNMAKAALNMMTLTSAPDYAKSGIFMNAVDTGWVTDEDPIVHSQRKQAEHDFQPPLDIVDGAARVCDPFFHGLLTGEHVWGKFLKDYRSVPW, from the coding sequence ATGAGGTCCGAAGCGAACCACGACGTCAGCGAGGACCGCACCCCCCCAAGCGGCCCCACGACCCCACGCACCGACGCCACAACGCCTCCCACCGAGCACCTCGAGCCGCACCCCGACGCGTCCGCAACGCCTCCCACCGAGCGCCTCGAATCGCACGCCGACATCGCCGTGACGCGCGCGAACGACGATGCTCCCGCGAGCGCGCCCGAGGTCGGGACGCGCGCCGCCACCGCCGGGCCGCTCGAGGCGCGGAGGTACCCGGTCGAAGCACGCGTGGACGATGCCGAGGTGCAGCGTCCGGCGGGCCGGGTCGAAGCGCGCGTGGACGATGCCGAGGTGCAGCGTCCGGTGGGCCGGGTCGAAGCGCGCGTGGACGATGGCGAGGTGCAGCGCCCGGCGGGCCCGGCCGAAGCGCGCGTGGGCGATGCCGAGGTGCAACGGCCGGCGGAGCGCTCCGAGGTGCGTGTAGACGAGGTCGAGGTGCTGCGCGTGGTCGAGTTGCTGGAGGCGTGCGTGGACGACCGCACGGTGCTCGCCGCGATCCCGACCGAGCTTCGGGTTCGTCTCCTCACGGCGGCGGGGCGGCTGTCGCGGCCGGGGCGCGACGAGTGGCGCTCGATGGCGCGGGCGCTTCGCAAGAAGGAGCGCCGCACCGCGCGCGAGGAGGACCGCGAGGCGATCGCGCAGACCGAGATCCGCTCCGCCCGACGCGCCGAGGTCTTCGTCGCCCCGGCGCGCGTCGTCCTGTCGTCGGAGCCGCATCCGCATCCGAGTCCGAATTCGAGCGCCGGCCCGGGGCCCGCCGCGGAGGCGCCGCGCGAGCTCTCGAAGTCGCGCAACTGCTACGTGTGCAAGGACGAGTACACGCGGCTCCATCACTTCTACGACTCGATGTGTCCTCCCTGCGCGGAGCTGAACTACGAGAAGCGCTTCCAGACCGCCTCGCTCGCGGGGCGCACCGCGCTCATCACCGGCGCGCGGATCAAGATCGGCTACCAGGCGGCGCTGATGATGCTCCGCGCCGGCGCGCGCGTCCTCGTCACGACGCGTTTCCCGCGCGACGCGGCGGAGCGCTTCGCGCGCGAGCCCGACTTCGCGTCGTTCCGTGACCGCCTCGCCGTGTTCGGCCTCGACCTCCGCCACTCTCCGAGCGTCGAGACGTTCGCGCGCTTCATCACGCAGACGGAGTCGCGCCTCGACATCCTCATCAACAACGCCGCGCAGACGGTCCGCCGCCCCGCCGGCTTCTACGCGCATCTCCTCGCGCTCGAGACCGCGCCGTTTGCCTCGCTGTCACCCGCGGTCCAGTCGGTCCTCCGCCGCCACGAGGAGGCCGCCTCCGCGATCGACGAAGCGCCGATGCCGTCGAGCTTCCTCGAGTGGCGCGGCGGCGCCGATGCGGCGGGCATCCGTTCCTCCGCGCTCCTCTCGCAGCTCCCGTGCGCCTACGGCGACTCGGAGGCGGACAAGCGCGCGTTCCCGCTCGGCCGCCGCGACGCGGACCTTCAGCAGATCGATCTCCGCACCATGAACAGCTGGCGCCTCGCGCTCGCGGACGTCCCGAGCCCGGAGCTCATCGAGGTCCAGCTCGTGAACGCGATCGCGCCGTTCATCCTCGCGTCGAAGCTGAAGCCCTTGATGATGCGCGACGTGACGAACGACAAACACGTCGTCAACGTCTCCGCGATGGAGGGCCAGTTCTCCCGCCGCACGAAGACGGACAAGCACCCGCACACGAACATGGCGAAGGCCGCGCTCAACATGATGACGCTCACGAGCGCCCCCGACTACGCGAAGTCGGGCATCTTCATGAACGCGGTCGACACCGGCTGGGTCACGGACGAAGACCCGATCGTGCACTCGCAGCGCAAACAAGCCGAGCACGACTTCCAGCCCCCGCTCGACATCGTCGACGGCGCCGCCCGCGTCTGCGATCCGTTCTTCCACGGCCTCCTCACCGGCGAGCACGTGTGGGGGAAGTTCCTGAAGGACTACCGCAGCGTCCCGTGGTGA
- a CDS encoding DUF2806 domain-containing protein has translation MPDPITLGAVALTALGGGVAAKKLLEVAQSGVGAVARPWLTVRDAQAKAKADKILEAGAIEVRQMREAAEAPPPRPSASHAAPTVPNLPAPELAPPPRTLPAAPDLALPRADEALAVEVVFDDLPALPARAEARLMYQEAKRQHNVESVIHEAAEELKDVPDAEISEERVDDDWTARFFNDVQDVSNGQMRKIWAKVLAGEVKRPRSFHIRTLETLKKLSQAEAESFSEILSYTCGPASQQALIIRDEGDSVSFEQGLALADAGLLSPSPVSFRVSAYDASPADEFRRVLAFHDKAIRITGPREDAAVRLDAWALTRAGCELSSLIPRGTPSIDFLQAVARHVSNYGFDVEVFELKTPVRPAASDSDDSEDRYDLGASVYQLKRPNPQGPFHPK, from the coding sequence ATGCCGGATCCGATCACGCTAGGTGCCGTCGCGCTCACCGCCCTCGGCGGTGGTGTCGCGGCGAAGAAGCTGCTTGAGGTGGCGCAGAGCGGCGTCGGAGCGGTCGCACGCCCGTGGCTCACCGTCCGGGACGCCCAGGCGAAGGCAAAGGCCGACAAGATCCTCGAAGCTGGCGCGATCGAGGTCCGCCAAATGCGGGAGGCGGCCGAAGCGCCGCCCCCGCGTCCGAGCGCATCTCACGCGGCTCCCACCGTGCCCAACCTTCCAGCCCCCGAGCTCGCCCCACCGCCGAGGACTCTCCCCGCCGCGCCGGACCTCGCCCTGCCGAGGGCGGACGAGGCGCTCGCCGTCGAAGTCGTGTTCGACGACCTTCCCGCACTGCCGGCGAGAGCTGAGGCGCGCCTCATGTACCAGGAGGCGAAGCGTCAGCACAATGTGGAGAGCGTGATCCACGAGGCCGCCGAGGAGCTGAAGGACGTTCCCGACGCTGAGATCTCGGAAGAGCGCGTGGACGACGACTGGACAGCGCGCTTCTTCAACGACGTCCAGGACGTCTCGAACGGGCAGATGCGAAAGATCTGGGCGAAGGTCCTAGCCGGAGAAGTGAAACGGCCGCGATCGTTCCACATACGGACGCTCGAGACTCTGAAGAAGCTCTCCCAGGCCGAGGCCGAGAGCTTCTCCGAGATCCTCTCGTACACGTGCGGGCCGGCGAGCCAGCAGGCCCTCATCATCCGCGATGAAGGCGACTCCGTGAGCTTCGAACAAGGGCTCGCACTGGCGGACGCGGGGCTTCTGTCGCCGTCGCCTGTCTCGTTCAGGGTTTCCGCCTACGACGCGAGCCCCGCCGACGAGTTCCGGCGAGTACTAGCGTTCCACGACAAGGCTATTCGTATAACAGGGCCAAGGGAAGACGCCGCCGTCCGACTCGACGCCTGGGCGCTAACCCGCGCGGGATGCGAGTTGAGCTCCTTGATCCCGCGCGGGACGCCAAGCATCGACTTCCTGCAAGCGGTGGCGCGGCACGTCTCGAACTACGGCTTCGACGTCGAAGTGTTCGAGCTGAAAACGCCAGTCAGGCCCGCAGCTTCGGACAGTGACGACTCCGAGGATCGTTACGATCTTGGCGCGTCCGTCTACCAGCTAAAGCGGCCCAATCCGCAAGGCCCGTTTCATCCGAAGTAG
- a CDS encoding Hsp70 family protein, with amino-acid sequence MNVQALVCCRCGGPLANPEALPALIDCLYCGTVNSATREATRASDDETAWEVRKKAIDEFTKALVAALEEGRSPLDACRAASAAHLGVAGRPDTVARIVLALARDFERDTRVSIVRDATVLSRIAQAYLRALDELRTSEDYDLNLPFLTANQDGPVHFRRKLTAKLLVELAARDPHQEPAPALAPEVPAPEKKKKGWWPFS; translated from the coding sequence ATGAACGTGCAGGCGCTCGTCTGCTGCCGCTGCGGCGGCCCGCTCGCGAACCCCGAGGCGCTGCCGGCGCTCATCGATTGTCTGTACTGCGGGACCGTCAACTCGGCGACGCGAGAGGCGACCCGCGCGTCGGACGACGAGACCGCGTGGGAGGTTCGCAAGAAGGCGATCGACGAGTTCACCAAGGCGCTGGTCGCGGCCCTCGAGGAAGGTCGGTCGCCGCTCGATGCGTGTCGTGCGGCCTCGGCGGCTCACCTCGGCGTCGCGGGGCGCCCGGACACGGTCGCGCGAATCGTGCTCGCGCTCGCGCGTGACTTCGAGCGTGACACACGGGTCTCGATCGTACGCGACGCGACGGTGTTGTCCCGCATCGCCCAGGCGTACCTCCGCGCGCTCGACGAGCTGCGTACGAGCGAGGACTACGACCTCAATCTCCCCTTCCTGACGGCGAACCAGGACGGACCCGTGCACTTCCGGCGCAAGCTGACCGCGAAGCTCCTCGTCGAGCTCGCCGCCCGCGATCCGCACCAAGAGCCCGCACCCGCCCTCGCCCCAGAGGTGCCCGCGCCCGAAAAGAAGAAAAAGGGGTGGTGGCCGTTCTCCTGA